A segment of the Salminus brasiliensis chromosome 5, fSalBra1.hap2, whole genome shotgun sequence genome:
ATTTTCCAGGCATTGAAGAAATGTTAAGTTCATTACCCACTCTGGCCTGTGGTCACCAATGCTATTCACTGTTTCCCCCCAAGCCCACTGTCTGCAATTCAGGAGTGCTACGAGTTTGTTCAGTGATTTGTATTCTAATGGAAATGTAGTTTTCTAGCATTTTATGCTATAAACGTCCTCACATACAAAGACAATGTTTCAGTGCTTGTCAACAAACATCGAAAGAGTCTGGAGGGCCGTGCGAAACTTATagacacactctcatacacagaTGCCAGTCAATCCAGGCGTGTTTGTGCATCAACAACACCCAAAACACCCCTTCTCTGAACCTTAGTCTCTAGTATAAGTCTCTCTAGATGGCTCTCGCTCCGTGCCCGGGAGACTAGCGCCCTCTCTCCCATGCCGGCGAGAAAACCTGGTGGGTGCTCCTTCCATGACAAGCTTCAGCTGTCTGTGATCAGGGGAGGAACTGACAGCTCTGGAATAAAAAACTCTCTGGTATAATATAACGATGTCTGTTGGAGAGCTGAAACACTTTTGTCTTTGTAAGCAATTCTTTCAATATCCTTAAGATCAttaattttagaaaaaaaatcaagccTTTTTTTAGTCAGGACAATTTTTTTCACCCGTTATAAACCTATGCAACCCACCACTTCCTGTACAAAcactaagtttagtttttatactttttaggtcctactaatctcaaataggagaaattaaaaatgcacaccaagcaaaagtccgggCCTCATGCTGTATGACCCCTTACAGCTCCCCTGTGTAGGTGTGAAATGCACTGGTGTGAACTGAACGGCCTTTAGTTTAATACACTTGGAGAACATTTTTAGTATTATGAGGCTAATGGACAAAAACCTGTAGATTAAATAGTTCATACAGAAACAGAACcagtgtgggttttttttttacatttttattttcaattCAGTTTTGTTAAAGAGTTATACATAATTACACCATTTCCATGACTTGATAAATAATCTAAAGCAATCAGTGATGAAGTCTCATTACTATTGCCCAGTATGCTTGTATCATCCGTTATAATAATCAGCAGTCATAGTGTTATTACTACCAATAAAGAATTATTAAGTGCAATTTTAAAATAAGCTAAGACAAACTGACAGAGAACTGGTTACAGGAGAAGGCTACATTACTTATTTCTTCAGTTTCCTGGCCCTTTTTCTCTCTTGTGCTCAGAACAAGACTCCAGAGAACTTAGCAAAAGGCCAAATACAAACCTGATTATACAACTTAAAAAAAGCCCTGACAAAGCCAACATCCTAGCTGTAACTAGTGCTCCACACTCCTTACCCTGCACACTCAGTAATACTGACTCAAGCCCTGGAACATTTGCGAGTGTGAGGGTCAGTTACAGTTGAATTCAGTTTCTTCTAATTCAGAAATGAGTAGAAAAGAaagttttaaaggaacagacTAGAAATATCTGTATGTAGAAATATCCGACATGCCAAAGTCCAGCACTGATAAATCAGAACCATTATGCCGTTATAAACTATCCATTCATAAATAACTGAAGTACTCGCAGTAAGGGACATTCGTTACCTGCGTCCTCCTCTACTGTACCTCTGGGCCAGCAGCGACACGTTTTACAGTACTGAAGTGGGTAAAGACTATCTTCCCAATCTTCCTTAGAGAACTTAAACCTACTTTAGTTTAGAGAGAGAGTACAGTTAGGATATTTACAAAACGACCGTGATGTATTGAGCCCTTGCCTCTGTGAAGTGTAAGTGTAACCTGGTCAATGCTTTTAGTGGGTGTGTCACTGTATGCTACATGGGTCACGCGGACTGGGATGTGGTCCctgactgtggctgtgtggagAATTACTCCCCGTTTCATGGTAAATGGGATTGGCACTAACTGGAGTAGCTGTGAGCCCTGCCATACTACGTGTCACTGAGCGCAGGTCGCTCTCTCTACGCCATTCAGTCTCTCACCCCTCACACTTCCACAGGAGCCTGGGTGGACGCGACTTGCCGTAACTCCATTTACGCGTGTTAGGAATGATTACGAGATGGAAGGTTAGGAGGGCTTGACAGTGCGTTCCTACAGGCCCCCTGGCTTCCTCTCCCGCATGGACATGGTGACAGTCAGGAGGGAATGGGCTGAGGTGAACAAGTGCATGTGCTCCCCAGGGTCAGCTAGGTCTCTGGGTTGGGTGTGGCAAGCAAAGGAACATtgtccctcctcctcctgcccAGCGGGGGGCGCCGGTACTGCTCGCCGTCAGCCAGTGTTTGTGGCAGGGGCTTTCGTTTGCTCTCAGGGAGCAGCAGGATCGACAGGACAGCCAGCAGGGCCAGGGAAGAGTAGACCACGTGGTGCAGGAAGTAGCCGTAGTGGTTGCGCAGATCCATCAGAGGAGAGCTGAGGCGACCCACGCAGCCCAGAGCCAGGATAGCACCTACACCGCTCCCTCTGCAAAGGACACCAGTGTACAGTCAAGTATGAGCAGAAGTTTTACAGAGGAGGAACATAAGAATCAATAGATCTGAAAAGGGCAATTCAACTGCATCAGCTTTGAAATGTTAGAATGCATTCGTTAAAACTGGCTACTATTAATTAAAAGACTGTCCTACTGTCCTGGGCAGTAAgaaaattttataataataatataataataataataataataataataataaaaagattaataataatatagtaatacaAGTTGCCAGAAGACTTTtagatgtattatttatagctTCTCTTTAGTCTATAACTAAACGCAAATTTTGAGCTTTTTCAGCTTCTGCAACTGGCAATGTGGCCACCCTGTAAAAAAAGCCTTTGACACACTTGAATTGAATTCGTGATATAAAATTATTGATTAAAGTATGTAGACCTCTCATGTTTTGGCCAGATTTTCAAATCTAAAAAAGTCTGGTGTATTGGTTTATCGGTTGTACTGCAGTACTGTGTAATCAGCAGCTCCAGTAACATTTATGTATTgagtgtatttttaaaaatttgttCTGAATCTGACCGAAATtatcaaattgaatcaaatcaGAACAAATCATATTTCTTGATGCACTAAATCCTTTCCTAAAGTATCCACCTGGGGTCAGTATACCACAACTCAATAATCCAAATTGTTTTCCTgctcaataaataataatccaaatCACCTCCCCTCCTGTTCCTGGTCGCTGTTACAATACTAACACACTGTCTGCTTTTTTCatgtcatttttaaatttggttttttttttcttcaatattaagtgtattaaaaaaagaggacacatCGGGTGTAATCAATGACCTGATAAAGCCAAACATAATgtcactttttgttttttttattacaaaataGGATTATGACTTAAAACACACATTACTTATGTTTTTACTATAATTTCTCCAGAAGTCAACACAGCAGACATTATTTCAATGTACCAAACACTCCTTACATTTCTGCAACCAgcgatgcttttttttttttacattctttacatttacattctacATCTAATTTAAATGACAGCTTGTGACCGACCCATTCAGAAAATCAGCACACATCCTTTCCTCTATGCTTCGAAGGCCTTGTCTGGCACCCAGAAACTGCATAAATTTTATCCCTAATCCTTTTCCTTATTGGTAAtggttttgaaaaaaaaaatcatctctGGGTGTAAACTCAGTTATTACTCTGCTATTATGGACACTGGAAATGAACTGTGTAATGCATGTCTGGAGCACAGTGAAAGCAGCGCTTCAGTCACACTTTCACATTCATATAAAGGGGCTCAAATGTTACCTGATGATGGTGGGCATGATTTCAGCAGTGAAGAGGATACAGAGAGATGCTGCAGCCTGCGAGGAGAACAGGCCCATCACAGAGAACACTGTAATGGCTGACTCGCTCAGATCTGCACAGAGACACAAATTATATtagtacatacatatacataggCACCAAATATGTGGGGCAGTGGGTCATACACTATAGAAGTCTGATAATACAGTGAGGATAATGCAGTGAAACTGCTTTAAACAGTGGGAAAACAGAAGGATCCTAGGCTGCAGGGTTGCTACAGCAACCTGAATTCTGTGTTGTACTGTAAAAATGCAGTCTGGAAATTATGAATTAGAGGGATGAATTATTTTTGAGGCACTTTCTAAATCAAAACATTTGATACTTCAATCTCAGATAGTcgaaaatgaaaaccaatggtATTATAAGTGAATGTTGATTGTGGTGTTGAATATCTGGCAACCTATGGACAGACAGATGCGGCTTTGGCAGCTTAAGTTCACATCCTGACCGTTAAGAAAAAGTTGTTACAATACTGTTTTCAAAAGGTCAGTATGAATATTCACAACTGACAAGACATAATCAAGAGCTTATTCCATTTATTAtctaaaatgattattttagtttctgctgggcaggtttttaaGGATAATTTAGGCTTGTAATTTGTTTACAATAGATCTGTTTACTGAAAGAGCTAAGTGCTCAGGACTTGTGTAACACCTCTATAACTACAGGTCTCTATACAGGCTACATAAAACAGTACTTTGTAGTAATTACAGACTTTTAATCTGCGAAAGCAGGAAAacatgtgtatgcatgtgtttgtgtgttttctagGTTTCTGGTTTTGCTGTTGTGCGTGTGTGATACCACTGCTTGGCCACATGATGGCGATATGGTGTCCTTACAACAGAGCTTCAATAAAGGCATCTCAAATTCAGTTCTCAGATTTCATGAAGTGAATCATATTGATAAACGTTTTATATTTGCTTTCAAACCAAACATCACACTAACACTGTTGGGTAGCATTACAGAACTTACACTCCATTAGCCCAAGCAAGATGAGGGATGCCAGTCCCGTCATGGTCATGGCCAGCAGGAGGATTCCACGCCGGCCGCACCTGTCCACTGTCGCCCAGAGCAACAGCCAGGCTCCTCCTCCAGCGCAAATGGACAGCAGGTATGTCCAATAGAAACTGGGAGTTGTGCCTCTGACATCACCCCTGAATGAGCTGTAGCAGTGACTAATGCCATGAGAGATGAACCTGAGGGTGTGAGGAGGAAGACGGAAGAAATAGAGAAAAGACTAATTTAGTCCACTCTAAATTTACCTAGTCTGAATTACAATAATGACTTTATTTATGGGCAATTTTCATTAAATGCAGCTCTTCATATTTCCAGACATGATTGGAACTAAAAATTACAAAAGATGATATTaggtaattaaaaaaataatccgTACAATATTTCAGtctattaaaaaatgtataataataataaaaataatactaatttACAAGTTAAACCTTTAGTAATCTGGATcttcacattttgacataatgtgaatctggtagttgttctttaaaatgtatcagaatttcatggtgaatgggccaatagaaatgctccaaaattacagtAAAGCATAAATCACAGAGTAGGTTTGTATTTGTGACTTACGAGGTGAAGCCCAGCACACACATGTTTTTCCagatgtttctgctgtgcagtaGCTCTGGGAAGGACAAGTGGGGGCGACCAGAGGGTGGGGGCTCTGACTCCAGCTCTACAGACACAACATGATGAGTGATGGGTCACATGTaaacacatgtacacatgtACCACTATAACCGCCCCCCTTCTAATagacagatgtacaaatgcacacaaacagcttgctTAGCAGCTTGtctctgtagaaaagtattgccaataaaatacgactctggagcagataaacatcaacctattggtaccatgcctaatgccaggcatgagctagaggggtgtaaaaatacccagcattaagctgtggagcagtggaactgtgttttctggaatgatggtgttacaTCCAGttattttgggatgagctggggagctaGAGATGAGGTGAgatggtgctcatccaacatcctgactatGCTCCAAAGAGACAGttgcttcaacaaaagcagaatacacccttttttaatacccttgatttaggaagaaacaaggaatgattAGATgccccaaaacttttgtccatgtagtgtaaaaGATTAACTTAGGACTCATGAAATACTCCTAAGATGTTTATGTCTCTGCACTTTTCTACAAGTGACTGTAAACTATAGTTGAATGTCATGAGATACGTTTCTGAACTGACCTGTGAAGCCATCGTCTTCCCTTTGTCGTTCACTGCGTTCACTGAAAGAGTTCATGTCACTCGTCCTCTCTGAGAGCAAGAGCCAGCGTGGAGACTCTGGAAACACTCCTGGAATACTAAGGACATGCAAACAGACACGATACTGACAAACTGTAAAGTGGAACGAGATAAGCGAAGATAAGTGACTCAAAAGTAGCATGTGCACACATTAGAGCTGGCAGAGAAGTCTGGTATCTATGGAAACTGAGGCGATGGAGAGTTATAGACAAGGGCTAATGGACACTGACAGGAGCTAATGTCTTCATGTTTCTTAGGGAATTCCGGATCAATATGGTTTAATGGTTCTCAAGATGCAGTCAGTTTATATTCGTCGCCTAAACTGTTTCATGCAGTGACAGTACAGTGAATAGCCGCCAGTATAACCTTGTTCATAAAGCTGACCCAGTCAAACGCAAATGTCAAAGTACATTTTTCAACAGTTACATTTTCCAACAGTTTCTCACCCATAGCACAGGAAAAGAGACAGAGGAGCAGCTCCAGTTCCTAAAAGGCCCCTCCACGAATGGCATCCCACAGCTACACCCAGCAGTAACAGCTCCCCAGCAACTGTTGTGAGTCCCGCCAACATTGTGACCAGCAGTCGCAGTGAAGGATCACACAGTTCCAAACCTTTTGTTTACAATAAAAAGAGAGGAAATGATCACCATCAGCACAGCTACAAGAggaaatatatatcatatatatcatcactgtcaccagTGCACCCACCAAAGACCCCAATCAAACTACACTTGGATTCACAGCTTATCCAATGTCtatatgtaaatagtaatgCAAACATTTCACAGATTACACATTAAACCTGTTCATTTAAACTGATCAATAATGTACAGTGCATGTATAAGGTATGTATAAAGTacatatagagtatgtataaagtatatatatagtatgtatagaatctgtatagtgtatgtatggaGTATATAAAGTGTATGCATAGAGTATGCATAGAGCAAGTTTAGTGTATGTATggagtatatatagtgtatgcatagagtatgtatagtgtacgTATGGAGTATGTAAATTGTACGTATAGAtttgtatagagtatgtataaaGTGTGTAAAGAGCATGTTTAGTGCATGTATggagtatatatagtgtatggaGTATGTACAATGTGTGTATTAAgcatgtatagagtatgtatggAAAATGTATagggtgtgtatgtatagagtatgtatagtgtacatAGCGTAAATTAAtctgtatatattctgtatttctgATGAACTGATGAACAAGAGAAAGAGGGGGGCATGGGGAGGTGGTGAGGTGTGAAACTTTGTCAGTcctaggggtgggcgatatggtaaacaCATCATACagcaatatttaaagacattttcacaactCATAATATTTATCACATTATTTTGACACACAGGCAAAAAAGCACTCGTAGCACCAgatttaaaaactgctatccaaatactatCCCATACTGTGTGATTTTTAttcacactgcacactgcacaccaaccaattaaacctgattaattacactgtttataaTGAATCCTATCATTGGTCAGCATTCTTTAAACATTCAAGATAATATATATCAAGATTCAATAAaatgggctcagagtggctcagcagtctaatgcacttCCACTAAAGCTCGGGGGTcgcaagtttgaatcccgatTCATGccgttttgccatcagcagctggagcctgagaaagcacaactgactgtgtcggctgcctggcaatgccgcATTGGCGGCAGTTTAATAAGAGGCGGTGGCAGGCACATTTATGGGAGGAGACGTGTCACGTCCTTACCAAAACTCAGAATGCACTTTAGAGAAAGCCAGACATTTTACAtaaaaacaagaactttgtattttaaatgttattaagTAATGAAGTGAACTTAATGTGGCCAGATACATGAACTAACTTAGTAAAGTAACATAGTAACATAGTAAAAATGATTTCAGGCTGATGTTTTTCTTCTCTTATAAAGTTACCATGTCAGAGATACTAGGTGTTTCACCAGAGCACTGTTGAAAAGGCATTTGTTGAAAATGGTCTAATTTCACCTCAGTTTACGTGTTACATGGGAAAAGGcaaatgtctgtctttctggtTCAATGCTTATTTTCAAAGTGATGTCTTTGCTCTTTTCTCATAAAAGGATGTGTCAACAGTCAACAGGGAAACAGCTTAcctttgtttatgttttttccaCCATGCCAAAGACAAGTGAATCAGATAACATCCAGTGCTCATGAATGTGAAGTAAAATATATCAACTTACGTGTGATATATAGGATGAGGTAGACTCCTGCACTGGCGGCAGCCAGACAGAAGCGCATGGCTATGAAGATGGGTGGTGAGGGAGAGACACACACCAGGGTCCCGAAAATCactgagagagtaagagaggtGAGCAGTGTCTTCAGCCTTCCCAATCTGAAGAGGGAACAAACCAATAAAGACAATTAGACAAACTAGAACCTGCACTACCTCTAGTAGTTTAACCTATAGTAAAAGAATTTCCTGTGGTTATTCACCATTAAAACTGTAAGTTAAGCCATGACAAGCCTTAATTAATGTCCAGAAAACGGACAATTCTAGTACTATGACATTTTCACagacaggtaattttataatacatattataatccatacaaaaagtaaaaaactgcaagaatggagatacaaggtttttgcatgacagcaatgataagCAACAGTGTAGAAGACTGTCATATTTGTATTGTGTCTGTGTATTTGTGGTCTGTGTGCTCCCTCTGCTAAAGTTACAACTCACCGGTCAGCAGCATATCCAAGGCCCAGGCAGCCAGTGAGGATGCCCAGTATGAAGCAGACTTCCTCCACTGGGACCAGCCAGTACTGAGTACACACCAGATCCCACTGCCAAGACAGGAGCAGACAGCCAAGCAGACAGGAAGTGAGGCGAGGAGCAGTGTCAAAAGAACAGGACCTGTTTTAAATGTCTACagcataaaaataaaggtcttTGAGAAAAGCCATAAAAGAATTACATGTTTGTAaaagcaatgtgtgtgtgtgacgacctttttaaagtttcaaaaaccttcacttaatgtaaaggttaattcctttttttttttacatttcttttacaaaaatgtttcttCATGAAACAAACTGtagttcttttatggcatcgtTTAAAGAGCCatttgtggcacctttatttttttttaaagattttactaaaaatactgtttatttgttCTATGTTTTAGAGAAAATATACAGAAAGTCTTTTTCAGGCCTCAAATTTCTGTTCTTAATCTatcttaaaaatattaaaacaaactatttttattaagtatatatacatatatttatgttACATATTTAACAGTATTAGTGAAATAATTTAAGTATTAAGAAATAATTTGGTAACATCTGAAATTGTAATCCGCCATCTGTGCACCTCTAATTACAATGACATTCAAAACTTAAAGCTACACTTAGAAAGCTGTAACTCCTCATCTATTCAACTAGGGAGACTAGAAGAACTAGCAGAAAGGGGCCTAGTAAAAATGCAAA
Coding sequences within it:
- the slc22a17 gene encoding solute carrier family 22 member 17 — translated: MTSPPSPLSSPCPCPPPPPSLPSSPTPSSPAPSTLPLPPSLPPTGEVMVLALGRKKQRLLIALSILPNLFLAFLLSSDPLLTLASPHHCHLPGNTPTPEMLNASLPWEKGEREGERGRLSLCKQYLFVNGTRSDIVACEAGWDYNVTEGLRNNIVTEWDLVCTQYWLVPVEEVCFILGILTGCLGLGYAADRLGRLKTLLTSLTLSVIFGTLVCVSPSPPIFIAMRFCLAAASAGVYLILYITRLELCDPSLRLLVTMLAGLTTVAGELLLLGVAVGCHSWRGLLGTGAAPLSLFLCYGIPGVFPESPRWLLLSERTSDMNSFSERSERQREDDGFTELESEPPPSGRPHLSFPELLHSRNIWKNMCVLGFTSFISHGISHCYSSFRGDVRGTTPSFYWTYLLSICAGGGAWLLLWATVDRCGRRGILLLAMTMTGLASLILLGLMEYLSESAITVFSVMGLFSSQAAASLCILFTAEIMPTIIRGSGVGAILALGCVGRLSSPLMDLRNHYGYFLHHVVYSSLALLAVLSILLLPESKRKPLPQTLADGEQYRRPPLGRRRRDNVPLLATPNPET